The genomic window CGGCAAAAAGCCAGACTACCATGGGGTCCCGGGAGGCTTACGTTGCTTAGTATGATCGATGTCACAGACGCAATCCTTGACGCGGCGGGGATCCGGGAGGCCCTGCTGGACCCGGGCGCGGGCGCCGTGGTGGTCTTCGAGGGCTGCGCCCGGGACAACCACCAGGGCCGGAGCGTCGACCTCCTGGCCTACGAGGCCTACACGCCCATGGCCCTGGCCGAACTCTCCCGCATCCGCGAGGAGGCCATGGCCCGCTTCTCGCTGATCCGCTGCGCCATCCACCACCGCACCGGCGAGGTGCCGCTGCTTCAGGCCGCCGTGGTCGTGGGCGTCTCCTCCGGCCACCGCAGGGAGGCCTTCGAGGCCGTGGCCTGGATCATGGACCGGATCAAGGAGTCGGTGCCGATCTGGAAGCGCGAGAACTACAGGGACGGGGAGAAGGCCTGGGTGGAGGGGGAGAACCGGGCCTGAGGTTTTTGGCACGACCTCTGCACTGACCCAGGCCAGAGGTGCCCACCCATGGATCCCGCATACTATGTCGCAGCCGGAAGCCTGAAGGCCCGTTCCTTCCAGCTCGACACCGTATCCAACAACCTGGCCAATGCCGCGACGATCGGCTACAAGCCCGAGAAGAGCTTTTTCGCGGTGTTCAACAAGGCCGTCAATGAAGGCTCGGGGCTGCCCCTTTCCGGGTTCCTGAACGACGGCACGGTCCTGGCCTCAAGGGGCACGGATTTTTCCCAGGGCACCCTCAAGACCACGGGGCGGAACATGGACCTCGCCCTGGAGGGCTCCGGATTCTTCATGGTCAGGACCGCCGCGGGTGTCCTGGCCACCCGGGACGGGCGCCTGGGGCTCTCCAAGACCGGGGAGCTGCAGACCCTGGACGGGGCCCAGGTGCTGGGCAAAAATGGCCAGCCCATCCTCCTGGACGTCAACGACCCCGCCTTCACGGTGCTGGCCGACGGTACGGTCATGCAGGGCACGGAGGCCAAGGGCCAGATCGAGATCCGGGACTTCGCCAGCCCGGATTCCCTCCAGCGCATGGGCTCCAACCGCTTCGACCCCGCCGGTTCGGCCACCAGGGCCGCCACGGCCACGGTGGTGCAGGGGTCCCTGGAGCAGAGCTCGGTGGACACGGCCACCTGCATGATCGACATGATCCGCCTGAACCGCCTTTTCGAAATGAGCATGAAGGTGGCGTCCACCATCACCAACGACATGGACAGCCGCAGCATCTCCGACGTCGCCCCGCGCTGAAACCCCCCGATCCTAGGAGCCTCCCATGATGAGAGCCATGTGGTCCGCCGCCGCCGGCATGAACGTGCAGACGACGAACATGGACACCATCTCCAACAACCTGGCCAATATCAACACTACCGGGTTCAAGAAGTCCCGTGCGGAGTTCCAGGACCTCCTCTACCAGACCATCAACACGGCCGGCACCAACACGTCCACCTCCACGACCTATCCGGGCAACATCCAGATCGGGCACGGGGCGCGCCTGGCGGCCATGGTGAAGGAGTTCACCACCGGCAGCCTCAAGAACACCAACAGCCAGTTCGACATGGCCATCGAGGGTTCGGGCTTCTTCCGCATGACCATGCCCGACGGCACCTTCGCCTACACCCGGGACGGCTCGTTCAGCCTGGACCAGAACGGCAACATCGTGAACGCCAACGGCAATCCCCTGGACCCCCAGGTGACCATCCCCCAGGACGCCCTCAGCGTCACCATCGCCACCGACGGCACCATCTCCGTGACCCAGCCCGGCCAGTCCACGCCCCAGCAGGTGGGCCAGATCACCATCTCGAACTTCATCAACCCCAACGGCCTCAATGCCCTGGGCCACAACCTCTACCAGCCCACCCTGGCCAGCGGCGACGCCATCGACGGCACCCCCGGGCTCACCGGCCTGGGCACCATCCAGCAGTACTTCCTCGAGGTCTCCAACGTGGACATGGCCGAGGAGATGGTGAACATGATCATCGGCCAGCGCGCCTACGAGGCCAACTCCAAGACCATCCAGACCGCCGACAGCATGCTGCAGCTGGTGGCCGGCCTCAAGCGCTAGCCGTGCGCCTCCTGGCCGCATTCCTCCTGGGCGCCGCCCTCCTCGGGGCCGAGCCCGACGCCGCGCTCCCCGCCGGGGACCGCCTCCACGCGCAGGCCCTGGCCTACGCCGAGGCCCAGGTGGCGGGCCGGGACGGGACCTACACGTTCCGGGTGGTCACCCCCCCGCTCCTGCCCAAGTCCCCGAAGGGGCCCCTGACCTTCGAGCCGGCCCACCTGAGCCGGCCCGACCTGACCGGGCGGTTCTACGTGTCCTTCAACGCGATCGCCGCGGGCCGCACCCTGGGCATGGTGCGGGTGGACATGGACGGCCAGTGGAAGGGGCAGCTCCTGCGCTTCCGGAGCGCCCTGCCGCGCCGGGCCGTGCCGGAGCCGGGCCAGCTCGAGGCCTTCGACTTCGAGGGCGTCCCCCCGGCCGGGGCGCTGCGGGCGGTGCCCGAGGGCTACCGGCTGCGCGGGCCCGTGATCCAGGGCAAGGTGCTGGTGCGCACGGACCTGGAGGCCATCCCCCTCATCAACGCCGGCGACCCGGTGCGCCTGGCGCTGGTGGACGGCGACCTGTCCATCACGGTGGATGCCCTGGCCCGGTCCGGAGGCGCCGCCGGGGACAAGGTTAGGCTGGAAATGCCCACCACCCGCAGGATGGTCCAGGCCGTGGTCACCGGCCCCGGAGAGGCGCGCGTCCAGTGGGCCGGATCGAAATAGGTGGCGGGGGAGGGCCAAAGACAATAGTCTGGAGCCTTGACAGGAGCCCGCCATGGCCCACGACCATGATCACAAAGACCCCAATCACGCGTGCGGCTGCGGCCACGACGAGGACCATGCCGATGAAATCGAGGTAGTCGAACTCGAGGACGAAAACGGTGAAAAGGAGGAGTTCGCCATCCTGGAGGAAGTGGATTTCGAAGACCGCCACTTCGCCATCATGGCCCCCCTCGCCGAGGTCCAGGCGTATTCCGAGGCCGGCGAAGCCGGCGAGGACACCGAAGGCGACAGCAACCTGACCATCGAGATCTTCGAGGTCAAGGGCGACGACTTCACCATCCTCGAGGACGAGGCGTTCGCCCAGCGGCTCCTGGCCCACCTGGACGAACTCTCCGCCAAGCTCGAGGAAGAGGAAGGCAAATAGCCACCACCACCTCGTCATCTGTGGCATTCTTGTGACATGAGGACGGATTCTGTAAAGACCAAGGGTCGGGTGCTTCTCCTGTGCGGAGATCCCGCCGGTCTGCAGAGACAGTTCCAGGGGGAGGATCTCCCCCTGGAGCAGGTCCGCCTGCGGGACTACGTGTCCGTGGACGAGATCGCCCCGGGCTGGGTGTGCTACTACTTCGGCCAGCGGCTGGAGGACTTCCCCTACCTGGGCCTCCTTTGCGACGGGGCCTTCCCCGTCCATGAAGGCTTCGTGCGCCGGGGCGGGTTCGAGGTTGCGGTTTCCGGCAAGCGCCACGGCATCGGCAGTCCCCGGGAGGCCGGTCCCTACGCCGAGCGCGCCTCGGGCATCCGCATCGTCATCGCCGAGAGCTTCGACCCCGGCTACCGCCTCTATTGCCATTCCCTGGGCCTTCTCACCTCCACGGACATGACCCTGGTGGATCGCATCCGCGCAGGGGAGGCCATCCCCATGGCCGCCTTCACCGAGGGCCTGGACCCGCTCACCGCCGAGATCGTCCGCCATGGCGGGATCTTCGACTTCACCCGGGCCCGGCTCGAGGGGACGGCGGAGATCCCCGTGCCGGCCCGTGAACCCGGGCCCATGACGTACGGGGAGAAGATCCTGGCCCGGGCCGCCCGGACCGCGGCAGGCCAGGGCCTGCCCGCGGTGGCCGCCGGCGACGGGCTCCTGGTGAAGGCGGACTGGCGCTTCTCCCACGAGACCGTCACGCCGCTGGCCGTGGCGATGCTCCGCAAGGGCCTGGGCGAAGGCATCCCCTTCGCGGACCCCGGCACCATCCTGGCCTTCCGCGACCATCTCACCTTCATGGGCCGGTTCTACACGCAGGACGAAGGGCAGCCCGGGCTCATGGAAGTGGCCCGGCGCATCAAGAAGCTCCAGGAGGAGTTCTGCGCCGCCAACGCCATCCGCCTCCACGGGGACGTCACCGAGGGCGGGTGCGAGGGCATCTGCCACGTCCTCATGGCCGAGCGGTACGCCCTGCCCGGGCAGGTGATCGTGGGCACCGACTCCCACACCCCCCACAGCGGCGCCCTGGGCGCCCTGGCCTTCGGGGTGGGGGCCGCCGACATCGCCTCGGCCTGGGTCACCGGGGACGTGCGGGTCACCGTGCCCCCCACCGTCCTGGTGCGCCTCGACGGCAAGCTCAGGCCCGGCGTCTACGCCAAGGACCTGGTGCTCCACCTCCTGACGCTGCCCTTCTTCAGGGACGGCCACGTGCGGGGGAACATCATCGAATACGCGGGCGAGGCCCTCGGGGCCCTGCAGATCGACGAGCGCGCCACCCTCACCAACATGGCCGCCGACTTCGGCGCCTTCGCGGGCGTCATGGCCCCGGACGCGGAAACCGTCCGCTTCGTGGAGGAGCGCAGGGGCGCCCGCATCGCCCTGGAGCCCTGGATGGCCAGCGACCCCGGCGCGGCCTACGCGGACCGCCTGGAGGTGGACTGCTCCCAGGTCGTGCCCATGCTGGCGTCGCCGGGCTTCGCGGGCAACGGCCTGCCCCTGGATTCCCTGGAGCGCGAGGTTCCCGTGGACATCGCCTACGTGGGCAGCTGCACCGGCGCCAAGCGCGCCGACCTGCAGAAGGTCTACGAGGTGGTGAGGTGGGGCCTGGACCACGGCCTCACGGTGCCTTTGCAGGTGCAGTTCTTCATCCAGCTCGGCAGCGAGGACGTGCGGGCCCACGCCGAGGCCCAGGGCTGGCTCGCCGCCTTCGAGGAGGCCGGCGCGCGCATCCTGGGCCCCGGCTGCGGAGCCTGCATCAACGCCGGCCCCGGCGTCTCCACCCGGGCCGAACAGGTCACCATCAGCGCCATCAACCGCAACAACCCAGGCCGCAGCGGCCCCGGCCAGGTGTGGCTGGCGAGCCCGGCCACGGTGGCCGCCAGCGCCCTGCGCGGCGCCATCTGCGGATTCGACGCGCTCGCGGGAACCCCCTAGGCGCCACCGGCATCGAAGAAACAGGGACGGGGCCCGCGCGGGCCCCCTTGTGGAGCATTCAATGCAATCAGACACCAACCTGCGGACCCTTCTGGAAGCCCTGCTGGGCGCCCGCCGAACCGGGGACCTCCTGGCCTCCGTGGCGGTGCCGGAGGCCCTCCTGGCGCCGGGGGAGCCCAGGGTCTCCCGGGCCCAGCTGGCCTTCGCCATGAACCTCGCCCTCCTCCGGGACCTGCAGGAGCGGGTGCCCTCGGCGAGGGCCTACGTGCTGGACGTGGTCGCCGGCGGCGGCAAGGTGGTCTTCGACCACGGCGCCCTGCGAACCGTCCTGGCGGCCAGCGGCCCGCTGCCCCCCGGGGAAGCCGCCATCACGCGGGTGCTGGGGCCCCTGGGCTACGCCCTGGCCGACGTCTACCCCCTGGACCGGCTCTCCATGACCGGCCGCGCCTACTGCCACCAGGACCTGCCGGAGGACATCCCCCAGTTCTTCCTCAGCGAGCTCCACCCCGAAAGCTTCAGCCCGGCCTTCCAGGCGGCCGTGGCCCGGGTGCTGGGCACCTCCCGGGACCCCCTGCCGCCCCGGGCCCTGGAACGGCTGGCGGAGCTGGCCGGTGAGGGGAGCCTGGCCCCGGAGGACGCCCGGGCCCTCCTGCCCGACCTGGTGGCGTGCTTCGACCGGCAGCACGCGGCCCCCAGCCTCGCCGACTACCGGATCCTCTACCTGGAGAGCGCGGAGATGGCCTGGATCGCCACCGAGGGCAACGCCTTCAACCATGCCACGGACCGCGTGGCCGACGTGGAGGCCCTGGCCGTGGCGCAGAAGGAGCTGGGCCGGGCCATGAAGGAGACCGTCGAGGTCTCCTCCACCGGCCGGGTCCTGCAGACCGCCTTCCAGGCCGATCCGGTGGAGCGGCCCTTCCGGGACATCGAGGGCCACCTGGTGCTGAAGACGGTGCCGGGCTCGTTCTTCGAGTTCATCACCCGCCGGCCCCTGCCCGGCGGCGGCCTGGATCTGGGCTTCGACACGGGCAACGCCCAGGCTATATTCAAGATGACCGCACCCGGGAGCTTCTGAGTGGACGCATTGATGGATGACCTCACCGCCCTGCTGGGCCAGGGCGCGGTGCTCGCCGACCAATCCGAACTCGAGAAGTACGAAACCGGCTGGCGCTACGGGAAGGGCAGGGCCCGGTTCGTGGCGCGGCCCTCCACCACCGCCGAAGTGTCGGCCTTCATGGCGTTCTGCCACGCCAGGGGCCTGCGCGTCATCGTGCAGGGGGCCAACACGGGCCTCGTGGGCGCCTCGGTGCCCGACGCCGGCGGGGAGATGGCGGTGCTCAGCCTGGAGCGCCTGAACCGGCGCCTGGAGATCGACCCCACGGACCGCACGGCCCTGGTGGACGGCGGCGTCCTCCTCAGCGCCCTCAACGAGGCCCTGGCCGGGCACGGCCTGCACTTCCCCGTGGACCTGGGGGCCGACCCCCAGATCGGGGGCATGATCGCCACCAACACCGGCGGCACCCGGCTCCTGCGGTACGGCGACGTGCGCCGCAACCTCCTTGGCCTCGAGGTGGTGCTGGCCGACGGCACCGTCGTCGACACCCTTTCGGCCCTGCGCAAGAACAACACGGGCCTGGACTTCAAGCAGCTCTTCACCGGAACCTCGGGCCTTTTCGGCGTGGTCACGGGGGCGGTGCTGCAGGTGGCGCCCCTGCCCAGGCAGCGGGCCGTGGCCCTGGTGGCGCTGGCCGGCGGCGAGGCCGTGCTGGACCTGCTGCGCAGCCTGGAGGGCGGGCTCTTCGAGGTGTTCACCGCCTACGAGGTCATCTCCGGGGAGGCAATGGCCGCCGTCTTCCGGCACCAGGAGTCCCTGCGCAACCCCT from Geothrix sp. 21YS21S-2 includes these protein-coding regions:
- a CDS encoding molybdenum cofactor biosynthesis protein MoaE, which codes for MIDVTDAILDAAGIREALLDPGAGAVVVFEGCARDNHQGRSVDLLAYEAYTPMALAELSRIREEAMARFSLIRCAIHHRTGEVPLLQAAVVVGVSSGHRREAFEAVAWIMDRIKESVPIWKRENYRDGEKAWVEGENRA
- a CDS encoding flagellar hook-basal body protein, translated to MDPAYYVAAGSLKARSFQLDTVSNNLANAATIGYKPEKSFFAVFNKAVNEGSGLPLSGFLNDGTVLASRGTDFSQGTLKTTGRNMDLALEGSGFFMVRTAAGVLATRDGRLGLSKTGELQTLDGAQVLGKNGQPILLDVNDPAFTVLADGTVMQGTEAKGQIEIRDFASPDSLQRMGSNRFDPAGSATRAATATVVQGSLEQSSVDTATCMIDMIRLNRLFEMSMKVASTITNDMDSRSISDVAPR
- the flgG gene encoding flagellar basal-body rod protein FlgG, with the protein product MMRAMWSAAAGMNVQTTNMDTISNNLANINTTGFKKSRAEFQDLLYQTINTAGTNTSTSTTYPGNIQIGHGARLAAMVKEFTTGSLKNTNSQFDMAIEGSGFFRMTMPDGTFAYTRDGSFSLDQNGNIVNANGNPLDPQVTIPQDALSVTIATDGTISVTQPGQSTPQQVGQITISNFINPNGLNALGHNLYQPTLASGDAIDGTPGLTGLGTIQQYFLEVSNVDMAEEMVNMIIGQRAYEANSKTIQTADSMLQLVAGLKR
- a CDS encoding flagella basal body P-ring formation protein FlgA, with protein sequence MRLLAAFLLGAALLGAEPDAALPAGDRLHAQALAYAEAQVAGRDGTYTFRVVTPPLLPKSPKGPLTFEPAHLSRPDLTGRFYVSFNAIAAGRTLGMVRVDMDGQWKGQLLRFRSALPRRAVPEPGQLEAFDFEGVPPAGALRAVPEGYRLRGPVIQGKVLVRTDLEAIPLINAGDPVRLALVDGDLSITVDALARSGGAAGDKVRLEMPTTRRMVQAVVTGPGEARVQWAGSK
- a CDS encoding aconitase family protein, yielding MLLLCGDPAGLQRQFQGEDLPLEQVRLRDYVSVDEIAPGWVCYYFGQRLEDFPYLGLLCDGAFPVHEGFVRRGGFEVAVSGKRHGIGSPREAGPYAERASGIRIVIAESFDPGYRLYCHSLGLLTSTDMTLVDRIRAGEAIPMAAFTEGLDPLTAEIVRHGGIFDFTRARLEGTAEIPVPAREPGPMTYGEKILARAARTAAGQGLPAVAAGDGLLVKADWRFSHETVTPLAVAMLRKGLGEGIPFADPGTILAFRDHLTFMGRFYTQDEGQPGLMEVARRIKKLQEEFCAANAIRLHGDVTEGGCEGICHVLMAERYALPGQVIVGTDSHTPHSGALGALAFGVGAADIASAWVTGDVRVTVPPTVLVRLDGKLRPGVYAKDLVLHLLTLPFFRDGHVRGNIIEYAGEALGALQIDERATLTNMAADFGAFAGVMAPDAETVRFVEERRGARIALEPWMASDPGAAYADRLEVDCSQVVPMLASPGFAGNGLPLDSLEREVPVDIAYVGSCTGAKRADLQKVYEVVRWGLDHGLTVPLQVQFFIQLGSEDVRAHAEAQGWLAAFEEAGARILGPGCGACINAGPGVSTRAEQVTISAINRNNPGRSGPGQVWLASPATVAASALRGAICGFDALAGTP
- a CDS encoding DUF1338 domain-containing protein is translated as MQSDTNLRTLLEALLGARRTGDLLASVAVPEALLAPGEPRVSRAQLAFAMNLALLRDLQERVPSARAYVLDVVAGGGKVVFDHGALRTVLAASGPLPPGEAAITRVLGPLGYALADVYPLDRLSMTGRAYCHQDLPEDIPQFFLSELHPESFSPAFQAAVARVLGTSRDPLPPRALERLAELAGEGSLAPEDARALLPDLVACFDRQHAAPSLADYRILYLESAEMAWIATEGNAFNHATDRVADVEALAVAQKELGRAMKETVEVSSTGRVLQTAFQADPVERPFRDIEGHLVLKTVPGSFFEFITRRPLPGGGLDLGFDTGNAQAIFKMTAPGSF
- a CDS encoding FAD-binding oxidoreductase; protein product: MDDLTALLGQGAVLADQSELEKYETGWRYGKGRARFVARPSTTAEVSAFMAFCHARGLRVIVQGANTGLVGASVPDAGGEMAVLSLERLNRRLEIDPTDRTALVDGGVLLSALNEALAGHGLHFPVDLGADPQIGGMIATNTGGTRLLRYGDVRRNLLGLEVVLADGTVVDTLSALRKNNTGLDFKQLFTGTSGLFGVVTGAVLQVAPLPRQRAVALVALAGGEAVLDLLRSLEGGLFEVFTAYEVISGEAMAAVFRHQESLRNPFDEVPPYTALVELASSLPEASLDLASLLEEALGAHMEAHGEGVLDARFGKPAEFWAIRHHVSESLRGEGKVLAFDIAVPRSSLPAFTEAVKGWLAEAHPFMRVCDFGHWGDGGTHLNLVWREADSPVPAAELVPLVQRKVYDLAVLEHKGSYSAEHGVGPHNQQYHDLYTPPAVKAAGAALRDHFDPAGLLGITRLW